The genomic interval CGCCACGATCCTCCTCAATGCCGGCGTGCCGGCGAAGGTCGTGAGCGAACGCCTCGGCCACGCCAACGTGGCGTTCACCATGAGCGTCTACCAGCACGTCCTCCCCGGCATGCAGGCCGACGCTGCCCACATCTTCGCCAAGGTCGTGTTCGGCGACAGCTGACGCTAAATCCGCGACCCCGCGACCGCTGCTTAGACGGGCCCTCGGCATGTCAGCGTCGGTAAAGCGCACGCCGCCACCGCATCATCGGCAGGCTTACGCTGAGCCGCGACGATGCGATCTCGAGAGGGATGTCCACACATCAGCGCTCCGACCACGACCGACATGGCGTGCAGCACGGCCGTCGCCAAGCTGATCCCGACCAGGATCGGATACGGCCGATAGCGGCTCGCGAAGACGAACGCCATGAGTTGGCTGTTGTCGCCGAGCTCCCCGACGAAGATCACTCCGAAGCTCACAAGCAAGGCGAGCAAAGGGGTCGTCCGGGTAGCTGCCCCGAGGAGTGGGGCTGCCTCGACCGGGCATCGACGTGCGATGCCGGTCGAAGGTCTGCTCCTGCTACCGAAGCAGGCCCGGGGACCGGCGCTCGTCACTCATGCCGACCGGCCCACGCTCGGCGAGCCTGCTGACCTGGTCGACCTCTTCCTCGGGAAGGAGGCCCGCTGCGACGTCATGGATGTCCGCATGGGGCGCATGCCGCCGCTCGTGGCCATCGAGCGTGTTCCTGCGACTTGGCGCTCGTGACCCGTCGAGGCAGCGCCCACGTTCCTACTGATTGTCCTTACGTTGAGACGCCCGAGGTGGCCGCTGGTTCCGGAGCACGAACACTTCCCGTCGCCGGACCCGGGGCCAGCTCCGATCGGAAGGCCCCGAGCCCGACGAGCGCCGCTACGACAGCCGCTGCGGCGAAGATCGTGAGCGCAGTTCCGAAGCCGAGCGGTAGCAGTGCCTGGAACACGAGGCTGCCTGTCCCCAAGCCCATGAAGAGCGTGAAGACGTTGAGCGCCATCGCTTGGCCACGGTTCGGGGACAGGTCGGTGACGATCCCCGCGAGAAGCGGCTGGGTGAGGTCGTAGCCCAAGGACAGCAATGCCACCGCGAACACGGCGAGTCCGACGGGGATGGACACCGCAAGGACGCCAGCTGCGATCGCAGCAACCGTGAGTCCCAGCGGTATGAGCCGCGCTCTGCCTCGCTCGTCAGCGAGGCGGCCGACCAGAGGGCCGAGGAGGAAGCCAGGGATCCCGTAGCCCAGTAGGGCGAAACCGATGCCTGCCTCGCTCAGCGCGTAACGGTCGACCAGGTAGACACCGAGCCAGGTGTAGATCCCTGCGTGTAGGACTGCGTTGAACAGCACGTACGCGTACGTCCGTCGGGCGCGTCGAGCTCGCAACAGCGCCAGGTAGCTCCGGGCGACCGCGCGGACTGGCCGAGGCTGAGCCGCTGGACGGTTGCCGAGAAGGCGGCGATGACGCCAGAGCACGGTCAGGACCCCGGCTCCCAACGCCGAGACGATGAGGTACAGGCCCCGCCACCCAACGGCCGGCTCGAGGAGCGCTCCAGCGCTGGAACCGACCGCGATCCCTCCCGCCATGGCGCCGAACACCCATCCGAGGGCGTGACCCCGTCGTTCGAAGGGAAACACGTCGCCGACCAGGGCCAAGGCGATCGGGACGATGCCGCTGGACCCGATGGCGATGAGCGCTCGTGCACCGAGGAAGCCGCCGGCGCTATCGGCAAGTGTCGCCAGGGCAGTCAGCGCCACGAAGGCGCTCATCGACCCAAGGATCACCTGGCGTCGACCGACTCGGTCCGAGAGCGGTCCCCACACCAGCACCATGGCGCCGTACGGGATGAGATAGGCGGGCTCGATGAACCCCATGAAACGCGGAGTGACGTCGAAGATCTCGGCGAGGACGGGGATCAACGGCGCCACCATGAATGCCTGGAAGAACACCAGGAAGGTCGCCGCCGTGAGCACGCGTAGGAGGCGACCAAGCTGCGCTGCTGGCAGTGCGTCCTGACGGCCGTCGCGGCTACCGATCACTGTCAGGCCTCGGAGGCGGCGGGCCCGGTGCGGCCGACGCTGCCGATCGCCTGGAACAGCAACGATGGCCGCCCGCCGAGGGAGTTCACGAAGATCGTGGTGACCGAGAGCGCCATGGCGATCATCGCCCAAACGGGCTGGACGAGCCCGGTCGCGGCGAGCGGGATGCCGATGCCGTTGAACACGAAGGCAAGGGCGACGTTCTGGCGCGTGCGGCGGTAGCTCGACCGGCTGATCTCCCGCGCGGTGAGCACGGCCGAGACGTCGTCGCGCAAGATGATGACGTCAGCCGACTCCACAGCGATGTCGGTGCCGCCGCCCATAGCGATGCCGACGTCGGCCTGCATCAGGGCGGGGGCGTCGTTGATGCCATCACCCACCATCGCCACTCGGTTGCCATCGGCTTGGAGGCGACGAACGATGTCGGCCTTCCCATCGGGCAGCACGGCGGCGTGGACGTCATCGATCCCCACGCGCTCGGCCACGGCGCGCGCTGTCTCGGCATTGTCCCCGGTGACCAGGATGGGCTCCATGCCGACGGCCCGCATCCTCCGGACCGCCTCGGCGGCGTCGGGTCGGAGCTCGTCCCCGAGTGCGACAGCGCCGACGAACACGCCGTCGACGGCGACGGCCGCGACGGTGTGGCCGCCCCGCTCCAGCGGTTCAATGACGGCATCAATCTCGTTCCCTGTGACGTTCCGATCCGCGAGGAACTGCCGGCGGCCGACAAGCACGTGACGACCGCCGATCGTCGCATCGACACCGAACCCGGTGACGGATTCGAAGTGCTCGGCGTCCGCGACGGGGAGGCCGCGAGACCGCGCGGCGTCGACGATCGCCCGAGCCAACGGGTGTTGGGACGGGCTCTCGGCGGCGGCGGCTAGGGCGAGTAGGCCCTCGGCTGAGCCACCGGTGGCCGGCATGACTTCGCGCACGACAGGTCGGCCCTCGGTGAGGGTGCCCGTCTTGTCGAGCACGACCTTGCGAATCTCGCCGAAGGTCTGGAACGCCTCGCCTGTACGCATGATGACGCCTAGGTCGGCGGCTTCGCCGGCTGCTCGCACGATGGCGAGCGGTGCCGCGATCCCAACTGCGCACGGGTAGCCCATGACGAGCACGGAGATGCCGGCGAACACGGCCCGGCGGACGTCGGGCTCTCCGTCGAGCAGCGCGGACGCGGCGAGCCAGGCGACAAGTGCACCGGCCGCGACCAATAGGACCGTAGGCGTGTAGACCCGCAGAACCCGGTCGACGAGGTGGAGGATGCCGGGCTTGAGCGCTCGGGCGTCCTCGACGTGGCGGACGACCTGGGACAAGAAGCTGTCCGCACCGACGCGCACCACCCGCACGACCAAAGTGCCGTCACCATTGATCGACCCGCCGATCACCTCATCGCCGACGGAGCGTTCGACAGGCACGGGCTCGCCGGTCACCAGCGCCAGATCGACGGCGGAGTGGCCGCTCTTCACCTGGCCGTCGACGGGGATTCGCTCGCCGGGCCGGATTCGGACGAGGTCGCCGAGCTGGACTTCTGCGATCGGGACGTCGCGCTCGCGCCCGTCGCGCACGACACGAGCCGTATCGGGTTGCAGGTCGAGCAGCTTCTTGACCGCCTGGCTCGACCGAGTCTTGACCAGCAGGGACAGCCACTCCGAGAAGATGTGGTAGTTCGCGACCAGCACGCTCACCGCGAAGAACGGTGCCGTCGGGTAATCGTCGAGCACGCCGGTGAGGCCGACGATGCCGCCGACAATGCCGGCGAAGGCGCCGACCTCTAACAGGACGTGCTGGTTGAGGATCCCGCGCCGACCCGACTGGTACGCCATGCGCAGGATGTGGGGTGCCACGCCGAACACGACCGCGAGCGCCAGAGCACCGGTAATCCAGCCCGCCGCAGTCTCATCGATGGCCCCCGTGGCGCGGCCGGCGATCGCCAGGGCGGCAGGGGCGACGAGCGCGAACGCTCCGCCAAGCGCGCTGCCTCGGCCCGCGGGGCGCAGGATCGCGTAGGCAACCGGGACCATGAGCACCACGACCGAGGCCGGCACGAGCACCGACCACACACCCGTCACGTTCGCTATGAGAGCGATCGCAGCCAGACTGGCGCCGGCTGCCACAAGGAGGCGCTGACCCTCGCGAACGAGGTCGGCCTCCTCTTCCTCGAAGGGCCGCAGCTTGCGCGGGTCGTAGAGGTCGTAGCCGATGTCGCGCAGGATGGTCAGGATGTCGGCCGGCGCGATGACCCTCGGGTCGTAGTCCACCAGCGCCTGCTCATGGGTGAGGCTCACCGCCACCTTGTCCACGCCAGCCTCGCGACCCAGCGCCTTCTCGATCGTGCCGGTGCACAATGAGCAGTGGAGCCCAGCGATGCGCGCGCGGATGCGGGCGCGGCCCTCGAGGTGGCTCGGCTCCTCCGCCCAGAGCTGCTCCGTGTCCGGCGCAACGGTGCTCATCGCTCGGCCGGGTCGGAGCGTTCATAGCCAGCGTCCGCCAGGCGGCTAGCGATCGTCTCGGCCGTGACGAGGGACGGGTCGTACTCGAGGCGGATCACGCCGCTTTGGTGGTCAGCCTGGACGCTCTGCACGCCGTCGAGGCGGCCGAGAACCGAGGAGATGCGCTGCTCGCATCCGGTGCAGTTCATCCCGGTCACGGTCAGGGAAAGCGGTGTCATGCCATGCTCCTCATGGGGAGAGTGTGCTTGTCTGCACGGTAGACCTTCCATCCGGATGGAAGGTCAAGACTAGAGTGCGGCCTCATGGATGACACCGAGGCGACCCGGCACGAGCCGCCTACCCTTCCGCCTGAAGGGAATGTTGGAACGGAGACGCGGATGCGGATCGGCGAGCTCGGCAAACGGCTGGCAGTGAACCCGAAGACCATCCGGTACTACGAGGGCATCGGCCTGCTCCCCCAACCCGAGCGCACGGCCTCCGGCTACCGCACCTACGACGAGGAGGACGTCGAGCGACTCACCTTCATCAAGGCCGCGCAACGGCTCGGCATCACGCTCGACGAGATCCGCGAGATCCTCGCCTTCCGGGAGAGGGGCGAACGACCGTGCAAGTACGTCCGTCGCGTGCTTCGCCGCGAAGTGGCCGAGATCGACCAGCGACTCGCCGACCTCACTGCCCTTCGGGACGAGCTCGTCGCACTCGAACGAATGGCCGACCAGCTTCCGGAGTCACGGCCTGGCACCTGTGGGCTGATCGATCATGTCCGCCAGCGGCAAGGCGCCCTGCCGACGTAGAGATCGGTCTCGAACCTAGCCGGGTGCTTGCGGGTGGCCGCTGGCTTCGTCGAGCACCTCCGCGAGTAGAGCTTGGGCCCGGCGGTGGATCTCCTGATCGGGCCGATCTGTAGACCGACTTGCCGGACGGGTCGGTGAGGTCCCAGTCGAGGTCGCGGCGTGGCCGGGAACACCAGGCACGCTTCGCGGCAGCCCATCGTGAGATCACGTCAGCTCCACGTGCAGCCTCGTCGGTGAGCGGGTTCGGAAACTCCTTGCACACGTTCGGGCCCCGCTCGGTGAGGCATCCGTGCGACGGCGGGGTTGGTGTCCTCGCCTAGTGCGGAGCCGGCCGATCGCATGACCACCCGTCTCCCGCGCCATGGCGGTCGAGCAGCACCCGCGCGACGACGTTGGTCACGGTGGTCGAGACCGTCCTCCGCGGCGACGGCAACCGCGACGAACGCAGCCGCCAGCCGGACCCCCAGGGCGACAGCACGTGCCCACCCTTCGTGGGCTGTCCCAGGTGTTCCCCACCGCCGGAGCTGCCACTCGTTAGACAACCCGTTAGACACAGCCCGTTTCGGACACCAGAGAGGCCCTCCCCGATTGATCGGAAAGGGCCTCTGACCTGGGCTTCTCGTTGGTGGCGGGGGCAGGATTTGAACCTGCGACCTTCGGGTTATGAGCCCGACGAGCTACCAGACTGCTCCACCCCGCGGCGGTTGTAGCCATGTTAGCACCGGCCTTAAGGGGTGGGGGTCAAGAGGCAGCGGCAGCCAGGGTGGGCGGGTGGGTGGACCTGGCCGGTGGGGTACTCCTCGCCCTTGAGCACGGTGCCGGCCAAGGTGTTGTCGTCGCAGTCGGGGCAAGGGGCGTCGTCGTCGACGACCCAGCGGAGGGTGGACCCCGGCGGATAGGCGGCGTAGGCGCCCCGGGAGAACGCCAGCACGGCGTGGTGGCGCACCAGCGGTTCGATCTCCTGGATGCGCCACTGCCGGTAGACCCCACTGACGGCATCGGAGGCCTCGGGCCCGTCGCCGTCGCCAGCGGCCTGAAGGGCTCGTTCGAGCCGGGCGTGCAGGGGACCGGCCAGGGCCTCGGCCAAGGCACGGGCCACGTCGGCACCGGCCGAGCCCGCCGAACGGGCCTCGCTGGCGCTGGGGTCGGCGAAGCGGACGCCGGCTCGTACCGCGTCCTCCACGACGGCGGTCACTTCCTCGCGATAACGGGCAATCTGGTCAGCTAGGGCCGGCAACGCGGGCGCGGCCCCGGCCCTCCCGCCGCGGCGGAGGCGGTCGAGCACCTCGTTCTGCTCGTCCTGCAGCGTCCTCTTGAGCTGCCGGCCGATGGCATCCTCGGCCGGTTCGAGCAGCTCATCGCGCCGGGAACGGGCGCGCTCGTCCACGACGGAGGCCGGCGTGGGCCGCTCGCTGGCCTCGTTCGGGGTGGCGTCTGCGGCCGGCTCCCGCGGAACGGGGGCGGTGGCACTGGCGGCCCGGGCGTCGGCCCGGTCGGCCTTGATCTGGGCGAACAGGGCGTCCACCCGGTCAGCCTCGGGGGCGGTCGTCGCTCCGGAGGTACCGCTGGCCGACGGTCCCGCGGGCGTGGCGGTGGCCGGCGATGGCGCGGGCGCCGGCCGTACGGGCGGCGATGGCGCGGCCGTGGCGGTGGGGGACGGGGCCCCGGTGGACCTGGCCGTGATGCGGGGTGGGGGCGGCGGGACGGGCCGCGGCAGGATCGAGGGACGGGCGCGAGCCTCCGGCTCAGCGGTCCGGCCTGGGCCGCCGGCCAGAACAGTGAGGGTGCGCCCCGGACCTCCACCACCCGGGTCGCCACCCGGCTCTCCTCCGCCGGGACCGGTCGATCGCCCACCCAGGGCCGTGGGCGGCGTGACGACCGAGAGCGTCGGCCCACCCCGCTGGGAGATCGTGCTGTCGGCCGGGGATGTGGCGGCCAGCGCTCTGGCGGGCACGCCGGCGGCGCTCAGGCCACCGGGCTCGCGCCCTGCTGGTGCATCGGCCGTGAGCCCGGCGGCCGGGTCCCCGGCACCCGTGTTCCGAGGGGAGCCCCTGCCCGTCGGCCCTTCGGCTGGGTGCTCGGTACCCGGGGCCGACGCCCGACCGCCTGCGGGCCATCCCGCTCCAGCCGGCTCGATGGACCGTGTCCCGGCGGGCGGGCCGGCGGGCGGGCCAGCGGGCGGGCCGGCGGGCGAGACGGGGGCCCCAGCGGCCGTCAACGCGAGCGACGACTGGGCGGCGTCATCGGTGTCCGCAGTGTTCGAGGTTGTGGCGGTGCCGGCGGACGCGCCTTCAGGCGGGGGGGAGCCGGCCGGCCTGGACGTGCCCGGGCCCGACCCAGGGGTGCTCAGGGCGGGACCCGCGGGACCGGACGGGCCTGCTGCTGCGGACCCGGCCGCGGCGGCCGCTGTCGTGGCCGCGATGTGAGGGTGGGACGACCCGCCGGGGCCAGTCGTCCCGGCGGGGTCGGACCGCACCTGGTCGGTGGATGCCGCGGCCGCCGGGGGCCAAGCGGTGGCCGGGCGGGTTGGGGACGACGAGGGCGGGCGACTGGAGCGGGCCGGGAGCGGCGCGCCGGCGTCGCGGCCCCCCGCACCACCCGGCGACTGCGGCCCGGTGACCGGGTCGCGACCCCCCGCACCACCCGGCGACTGCGGCCCGGTGACGGGGTCGCGACCCCCCGCACCACCCTGCGACTGCGCCGCGGTGACGGGGTCGCGGCCCGACGCACCGCCCGGCAACTGCGGCCCGGTGACGGGGTCGCGGCCCCCCGCACCGAGGGGCGACGGCCCGGTGACGGTCCCGCGGCCGGCGGAGCGGCCCGGCGGCGCCGAGCCCGGCGGTGGGGGCGGTGGCGGCGGGGGCGGCTCGGGGGCACGGCGCTTGACCTCGTCGGCGGCCAGGCGGGCCTCGACCTCGGCCATCTTCAGTTCCTGAGTGGCCTCGTCGAGGGTGCGGCGCACGAGGGCGTAGGCCGACAGGAGGCGTTCGCGGGCCGCCCTGAGCTGTTCGAGCTGCACCTCGGCCACGTGCCGGCGCCGGGCCAGGTCGGCCAGGACCCGCTCGCGCAGGGCCCGGGCTTCGGCCACCATGTCCCGGCCTCGCACCCGGGCGGCCTGCATCTCGGCCTCGGCGTCGGCCTTGGCCTGGTCACGCAGGGCCCGGGCGTCGGCCTCGGCCGCGTTGCGCAGCTTGGCCGTTACCGAGTCGACCTCGTCGACCCGCCGGGCCAGCAGGCTGTCGGCCTCCGACCGGGTGCGGCTGACCTGGGCCTCGGCGTCGCGGACGAGCCGGGAGGCTTTCTCCTCGGCCTCCTCGCGGATGGCCATGGCCTGCTCGCGCGCCGCCGACAGAAGGCGGGCGGCGTGCTCCCCGAGGGCGTGGGTGAGCAGGTCCTCGTCGAGCTCGGGGTGGTCGGCCCGGGTCTGGACCTCGGCCAGCATCCGCCTCAGGTCGGCCTCCCGCTCGGCTGCACCGGCCAGCTCCTCGCTGACCCGCCGGAGGAACGACCGGACCTCGCCGGGGTCGTAGCCCCGGAAGGTCGAGGTGAACGTACGGGTCGCGACGTTGTCGGGCGTCACCACCGGCCCGGACGTGATTACCCGCTCGGGGTGCATACCGGACACCATCGCCAAGAGCGTACGCCCGCGGCCCGCGAAATCGGTGGAGGGCCCGCCCTCAGCCCCCGAGGGAGCGCAGCAGGCCGCTCAGCGTGTCGACCACGACGTTGAGCGTGTCGTCGACGACGGGGAGCCCGAGGTCGATCGGCCCGCGGTCGGCTCCCGGCACACCGCCTCCCGGGGAGCCGCCTCCGGGCCCGCCTCCCGAGGACGGGGCCGTGGTGGCCGTCGTGGTCGTCGGTGGGCCGGCGGTGACGGTGGTCGGCGGCAGCGTGGTGGCCACGCCCGAGGGGGCCGTGGTCGGGGGGACGGGGCCCACCGACGGGGCCGGGCCGGCCAGCTCGCTGCCCGGGGGGGCGGCGTAGCGGGCGATGGCTGCGTCCACGCTGGCCAGTAGGGGGGCCCGGTCGACGGACTGGTCGAGGGCCACCAGCCCCCACGAGGCGCCGTCGGCGTGGAAGGCGAAGACATCGGCCCAGCGGGTCACGAAGTTGCCCCTCGTACCGGCGACGGCGATGGCCGCGCCGACGAGGACCTCGCCCCCGGGCTGGGCCGGGTCGATGAACGTGTCGTCGAAGGGCTGTTCGGCCAGCCCGGGCAGCAGGCGGCGAAAGAAGGCCGCCGACGTGCCCTCGCCCGCGGACAGCTGGGCCGAGAACCCCCGGCTGAGCGCGGCCAACTGGTTGCCGAGGTCGACGGCGTCACCCAGGAACCGCTGGTCCCAGCGGTCCGAGGGCGACGGCGAGAGCGGCGTGGCCCGGGAGGGCAGCCCGGGCGCGGGGACGGTCACCTGGCGCAGGGCGGGCACGCTGACCGAACGGCCGTCGGACTCCACCCCGGCCGACCCGCGGTACACGGCCACCGAGACCGCCAGCGACCGCGTGACCCTGGCCACCCCCGAGACGGTGACCACGGTCCGCCCCGCGTCCAGCATGGCCTCGGCGCCGTTGCTGGACACCAGCACGTCGCCCGTCAGCAGTTCGGCGCGGGGTTCGGTGCGTCCCGTCGAGGTGGTGGCGAACAGGAGGCGGAGCGACGTGCCGGTCTCGATCTCGACAGCCCGGTCGTCGCCCAGGCCCAGCAACCCCGTCCCCTCGACGAGACGGACCTCCTCGCCCGACCGCAACGTGCGCGCCCCCGTCACCGACACGAGATCACCCTCGAGGGTCGCCACCTCGGCCCGGCCGTCGACGGTCAGGCGCCCGGCGGCCCGGGGCTCCTCCCGGGTGCACGCCCCGAGCACGGTGGTCACCGACAGCGCCACCACGACGACCGCCACCAACCTCCTCACGATGCCCCCTTAGGAGCGCGAGGGCCGGCGGGCAGGACCATCGTGAAGGTGGACCCTTCGCCGGGCTCCGAGTCGCACGTGAGCTCGCCCTGGTGGGCGCGCACGATGCGGCGGACGAAGGCCAGGCCCAGGCCCAGCCCGCCGAACTCCCGGGTGGCCGAACCATCGGCCTGGGAGAAGTCGCCAAAGATCTCGGCCACCTTGTCCCTGGGGATGCCCACTCCCTGGTCGCGGACCGTCACCATGACCAGGGGCCCGGTGCCGTTGCCGGCCACCGAGGCCGAGACGCTCACCTTGCCGCCTTCGGGCGAGTACTTGACGGCGTTGGCCACCAGCTCGTCCACCGAACGCTCGAGGAGCCGGCGGTCGCCCATTATCGGGGGCAGGCCGCGGGCCACCCGGCGGGTGATCTCGTGGCGGGTGTCGACTTTGCCCTTCCACCTCTCGACGACCGTGCCCAGCACCTTGCCCATCTCCACCCGTTCGCTGCGGACCTGGAGGCGGGCGGCTTCGTCGGCGGCCACGCTCACCAGGAGGTCGACGACCCGCTCCAGCTCGTCGGCCCCGTCGATGATCCGGTCGAGGAACTCCCGGGCCTGGGCCGCGGGCACGGCCCGGCTGCGGAGCAGCTCGGCGAAGCCCTTGATGGGTACCAGCGGCGTGCGCAGCTCGTGGCTGATGTTGGCCAGGAACTCGGTCTTCATGCGTTCCACCTGGCGCTCCCGGCGGACGTCGCGCAGGACGTAGACCCCGCCGCCCACCCGCCCGTCGGCCGCCCGCAGGCCGCCCGCGGACAGGGCCACCGGCACCTCGGCACCACCGGCCACCTTGACCACGGCGGCCGCCGACCAGGCCCCGGGTACGGGCTTGGAGAGCCGGCCCCCCAGGTCCTCGCCCTGCTCGGTCCGGATCGAGAGCACGTCGGCCAGCCGGTGGCCCACGACCTGGCCGGCGGCCACGTTGAACAGCTCCTCGGCGGCGTCGTTGAACGTCATCACCCGGCCACCGGCGTCGACGGCGATGAGCGCCTCGCCCATCCCCGACACGACGGCTTCCAAGCGGCCCCGCAACCGGGTCTCCTCCTCGGCCGTCTGGCGTAGCTCGGTGGCCAGGGACTCGATGGACCCGGCCATGGAGTCGAACGAGGAACCGAGCACACCCAGCTCGTCCTCGCTGGTGACGCTGGCCCGGGACGACAGGTCGCCTCGCTGGATCCCCTCGGCGGCGGCCGTGAGCCGGCGCAGCTTGGCCCCGATGCGCTCCCCCACGGCCACGGCCACGAAGAACGAGCCCAGAGCGGCCACCAGAGCGACGACAAAGAGCGTGCGGAAGAGGGAGTTGCGGGTGTTGTCGACGGTCGTCCGCAGGGTCGAGGTGACCACGGCCAGGACCCGGTCCTCGGTCGCCCCGGTGATGGCGACGGCCGCCAGGAAAGCGCGGTCGGTGACCAGCGAGGCCCGCCCGTCACCGGCCAGGGCAGCCAACGCCACCTCCCTCACCGGGCCTTCGTCGAACTGGTCGGGGGGGTGGGACGCGAGCACGCGGTCACGGTCCACGAGGGCCAGCGCGGTGGCCGTATCGGCCCCGAACCGGCCGGTGATGTACTGCACGTCGAGGGGTATGGCGGCCACCACCACGCCGATCAGGCGGTTGCCCTCGGGGCCACCCCGCAGCTCGACGGCGTGCGCCCCCACGACCAAAGCCTGGGTGCCGATCAGTTCGACCACCGAGGCGCTGCTGGGGCGGGGCCTGTCCTCCAAGACGGTGGACACGGCCTGGGACCCCGCCAGCCCGACGGCGTCCACCGCGGTGGTGTTGACCTCGGCCACCACCCGGCGCTGGTCGGTGACATACACCAGCGGAGCGTCACGGCCGCTGACCACCAAGTCGGCATCCACCAGGGAGCGCATCGAGCGCTCGACCTCGGGGCTGCGGACCGGGTCTTGGGAGAGCGGCGCCAGGCGCTCGGCGTCCAGGCTCAGGGCCACGAGCTTGGCGCTCGTGATGGCGTCGCGGTGGGCCGTCGCCTGGATGCTCTCGGCCTCGGCACGGGCGCGGGTGTCCACCCGGCGCACGGCCTCGCGCTCCACGCTGCGGGCGATCACCACGCTCAGGGCCACCGACACGGCCAGCACGACCACCAGGAGAGTGGCCGCCGTGCTCACGGCCACCCGGGCGGGGATCGAGCGCCGGGCGGACACGACCAGGACGGCGCCCAGGCCCAGGGCACCGGCGGCCCTCGCCCAACTGGCGGCGATGTCGCTCTCCAGGGCGGTGGCCCCCTCGGCCGCGGCCAGCAGGCCCAGGGCGACCCACAGCACCCGGCGGGTGGAACGGTCGGCCCGCAGGCTCAGGTTGCCCAGGCCCAGCAGGACGATGGCCACGCCCCTCGCCCCCACCAGCACCTGGTCGTCGGCCTCGGCCAGCAAGGAGCCGTGCATGAAGGCGGCGCCCGCCAGGGCCGTGAACCCGGCTGCCAAGGCGATGCGGCCCCGGGGACCAGCCCCGACCAGGGCCGGCCTCAGCAGGACCACCACGGCACCGGCCACCGCCACCAGGAACGTGGCGAACTCGACGGCGAACCGCAGCTGGGTGGTGGCGTCAGGCACGGGCTGTCACCCGCGAGGGCGCGTGCCAGCGCCCGCTGGCCCCGTGGTCAGCGCCATCACAGCTCCGGTCGCCTTGTCGGGGCGCGGGCTCACGGTTTGCTCTGCCCCCCGGTTCCACTTCCCGTGACTTATCGGCACGCGCCGCAGAGAACTTTAGGGGTACTTCGGATTATTGCCCTGCACCCACCAGGGCGTAGTCCGAGGCGTTGCTCCCGGGCAGTCCGGCGAGGGCCGCCAGGGCCTCCTCGAACGTGCTGACGGCCACGACCTTGAGGTTGCCGGCGTGGCGCCGAGCCTCGGCCTCGTTCTCTTTCGGGACCAGGAACAGCTCGGCGCCCGCCCGCTTCACGGTGACGACCTTCTGGGCCACCCCGCCGACGGGGCCCACGGCCCCGTCCGGGGACACGGCACCGGTCGCGGCCACCCGCGCCCCCCCGGTCAGCTCACCGGGCGTGAGGACGTCCAGGAGCTGCAACGCATAAGAGAGGCCGGCGGAGGGACCGACGACGTCGCCGGAGTCGATGCTGATGTCGAAGGGCAGCTCGACCTTCGTCGAGAGGCGCACGCCCAGCAGGGGGCGGCCGTCGTCCTCGGCCCGCGCCAGGGTGGCGCTCACGTCGGACACGGTCCCGCTGCGGTCGACCCGCATGACGATGGTCTGCCCCGGCTGGCGGGCACGGATGAGCTCGACGGCCTCGCTCGGGTTGCGGACG from Actinomycetota bacterium carries:
- a CDS encoding MFS transporter — encoded protein: MIGSRDGRQDALPAAQLGRLLRVLTAATFLVFFQAFMVAPLIPVLAEIFDVTPRFMGFIEPAYLIPYGAMVLVWGPLSDRVGRRQVILGSMSAFVALTALATLADSAGGFLGARALIAIGSSGIVPIALALVGDVFPFERRGHALGWVFGAMAGGIAVGSSAGALLEPAVGWRGLYLIVSALGAGVLTVLWRHRRLLGNRPAAQPRPVRAVARSYLALLRARRARRTYAYVLFNAVLHAGIYTWLGVYLVDRYALSEAGIGFALLGYGIPGFLLGPLVGRLADERGRARLIPLGLTVAAIAAGVLAVSIPVGLAVFAVALLSLGYDLTQPLLAGIVTDLSPNRGQAMALNVFTLFMGLGTGSLVFQALLPLGFGTALTIFAAAAVVAALVGLGAFRSELAPGPATGSVRAPEPAATSGVST
- a CDS encoding heavy-metal-associated domain-containing protein — its product is MTPLSLTVTGMNCTGCEQRISSVLGRLDGVQSVQADHQSGVIRLEYDPSLVTAETIASRLADAGYERSDPAER
- a CDS encoding heavy metal translocating P-type ATPase; translation: MSTVAPDTEQLWAEEPSHLEGRARIRARIAGLHCSLCTGTIEKALGREAGVDKVAVSLTHEQALVDYDPRVIAPADILTILRDIGYDLYDPRKLRPFEEEEADLVREGQRLLVAAGASLAAIALIANVTGVWSVLVPASVVVLMVPVAYAILRPAGRGSALGGAFALVAPAALAIAGRATGAIDETAAGWITGALALAVVFGVAPHILRMAYQSGRRGILNQHVLLEVGAFAGIVGGIVGLTGVLDDYPTAPFFAVSVLVANYHIFSEWLSLLVKTRSSQAVKKLLDLQPDTARVVRDGRERDVPIAEVQLGDLVRIRPGERIPVDGQVKSGHSAVDLALVTGEPVPVERSVGDEVIGGSINGDGTLVVRVVRVGADSFLSQVVRHVEDARALKPGILHLVDRVLRVYTPTVLLVAAGALVAWLAASALLDGEPDVRRAVFAGISVLVMGYPCAVGIAAPLAIVRAAGEAADLGVIMRTGEAFQTFGEIRKVVLDKTGTLTEGRPVVREVMPATGGSAEGLLALAAAAESPSQHPLARAIVDAARSRGLPVADAEHFESVTGFGVDATIGGRHVLVGRRQFLADRNVTGNEIDAVIEPLERGGHTVAAVAVDGVFVGAVALGDELRPDAAEAVRRMRAVGMEPILVTGDNAETARAVAERVGIDDVHAAVLPDGKADIVRRLQADGNRVAMVGDGINDAPALMQADVGIAMGGGTDIAVESADVIILRDDVSAVLTAREISRSSYRRTRQNVALAFVFNGIGIPLAATGLVQPVWAMIAMALSVTTIFVNSLGGRPSLLFQAIGSVGRTGPAASEA
- a CDS encoding site-specific integrase; its protein translation is MHPDSYSQHFQRLVDASSVPRIRPHDLRHTHATILLNAGVPAKVVSERLGHANVAFTMSVYQHVLPGMQADAAHIFAKVVFGDS
- a CDS encoding heavy metal-responsive transcriptional regulator, which produces MDDTEATRHEPPTLPPEGNVGTETRMRIGELGKRLAVNPKTIRYYEGIGLLPQPERTASGYRTYDEEDVERLTFIKAAQRLGITLDEIREILAFRERGERPCKYVRRVLRREVAEIDQRLADLTALRDELVALERMADQLPESRPGTCGLIDHVRQRQGALPT